The genomic stretch CTCGGGGTGACTGGAGGCCTCTCGGGCTACTGCAGGGCCGTGAAGGAGGCGTCGCGGACGAGCAGCGTCGTCGCGTCGCCGTCCACGGCCTGGTCCTGGTCGCTCGACAGGCCGAGGGACCAGGTGCCGCCGCCCGGACGCTCCGGCAGCGTGAACTCGACGGTCGTCTCGGAGGCGTTGAGGAGCAGCGCGATGCTGTCGTCGCCCTGCGCGAGCACCAGGATCACGGCGCGGTTGCCGCCGTCGGTCCAGTCGCCGTCCTCGAAGCCGTTGGCGTCGGCGCGGAGCACCGACACGGTCGATGGCGAGTCACCGGGAGCGGTGCGGTACCACTCCGGGCGCAGCGCGACGTGCTGCTGGCGGAACGCGATCGCCGCGGTCGTGAACGCGAGCAGGTCCTGGTCCGCCGCGGCCCAGTCGAACCACGAGATCTCGTCGTCCTGGCAGTAGGCGTTGTTGTTGCCGCCCTGCGAGCGGGCGATCTCGTCACCACCCAGGATCATCGGCACACCGGCCGAGAGCAGCAGCGTGCCGAGGAAGTTCCGGCGCTGGCGGTCGCGGTAGTCGTTCACCGCGCCGTCGTCGGTCGGGCCCTCGATGCCGCCGTTGAACGAGGTGTTGTTGCTCTCGCCGTCGTTGTTGTCCTCGCCGTTCGCCTCGTTGTGCTTCTCGGCGTACATGGTGAGGTCGGCCAGCGTGAAGCCGTCGTGCGCGGTGACGAAGTCGACCGAGCAGAGCGGCGAGCGGCGGGAGCCCTCGTAGACGTCGGGGGAGCCGAGGACACGCTGCACGGCGTCACCGAGGGTGCCCTCGTCGCCGCGCCAGAACGAGCGGAGGTCGTCGCGGTACTTGCCGTTCCACTCGGACCAGTCGGCCGGGAAGCCACCGACCTGGTAGCCGGCGGTGTCCCAGGGCTCGGCGATCATCTTGACGTCGCGGAGCACCGGGTCCTGGTGGATGATGTCGAGGAACGCGGAGTGCTTCTCGGCCTCGCCGTCCTGACGGGTCAGGGTCGTGGCGAGGTCGAAGCGGAAGCCGTCGACGTGCATCTCCTCGACCCAGTAGCGGAGCGAGTCCGTGATGAGGCCGAGCGCCGTCGGGTGCGACACGTTGAGGCTGTTGCCCGTGCCGGTGGTGTCGAAGTAGTTCGCCTCGTCGCCCTCGACCAGCCGGTAGTACGACTGGTTGTCGAGGCCCTTGAAGGACAGCGTCGGGCCCATGTGGTTGCCCTCGGCGGTGTGGTTGTAGACGACGTCCAGGATGACCTCGAGGCCCGCGGCGTGCAGCGCCTTGACCATCTCCTTGAACTCCGCGACCTGCTGGCCGGCGGTGCCCGAGGCGGCGTACTCGTTGTGCGGGGCGAAGAAGCCGATGCTGTTGTAGCCCCAGTAGTTGCGGAGGCCCTTGTCCTCGAGCGTGGAGTCCTGCACGAACTGGTGGATCGGCAGCAGCTCGACCGCGGTGATGCCGAGGTCGGTGAGGTGCTTGATCGCGGCCGGGTGCGCCAGGCCCGCGTAGGTGCCGCGGATCTCCTCGGGCACGTCGGGGTGCTGCTTGGTGAAGCCCTTCACGTGGACCTCGTAGACGACGGTGTCGGCCAGCGGGGTCTCGAGGCGGGTGTCGCCGTCCCAGTCGAACGAGCGGTCGGCGACGACCGAGCGGGGCATGGCGGCGGCCGAGTCGGACTCGTCCATCTGCTCCGGCTCGTCCATGTCGTGGCCGAACAGTTCCTGGCCCCACTGGTACCCGCCGTCGATCGCGGTGGCGTAGGGGTCGAGCAGGAGCTTCGCCGGGTTGTGGCGCAGGCCGTTCGCCGGGTCCCAGGCGCCGTGCACGCGGAAGCCGTAGCGGGTGCCGACGATGACGTCCGGCACGACGTCGTGGAAGGTGTAGCCGGTGCGGTTCGTCAGCTCGGTCCGGTGCTCGGTGCCGTCGTCGTCGAACCGGCAGAACTCGATGCGCTCGGCGGTGCTGGAGAAGACGGCGACGTTGGCGCCGCCGTCGACGAGGGTGACGCCGAGGGGGTTCCGCGTGGAGGAGGTCATGACTCCTTCTACCGGTCGGCGACTGTGCCCGGCACCGATCGGCGTACCCCGGCGTCGCCCCCGGTGCCGCCCGACGCGACGCACCGGGTGCTCGCGCACGACGGACAGACATGGGAACATCAGGGCGTGACCCATCTGCGCCCGAGCTCGGGGACCCCCGACGGCTTCCGTGCCGTCCGGTTGGCGGGGACGAGTGCGACCCGACCCGCGAGTCTCAGCGACACGTACGGTACCGGCGGTGGCATCGGCGACGAGCGCTCGGCGTTCCGGTACACCGGCGCTGGTGACGCCGACCTGTCGCTCCGCGGATCCGCGGTCGAGGGCCGCCGGACCGGCACGATGGAGCCCCGCGCCGACCACATCGTCTTCTGGATCGGGGACGGCAGCGCGGTCATCACCGACCAGGACGGTGTCCGCACCACGGTCCGCCCCGGCCAGCCGTTCCTCATCGCCGCCGCGTTCCGCTACGACTTCGAGGCCGCCACCGGCCGTGTGTCGATGCTGCACCTGTCGGACCGGCTCCTGCGGTCGGCGCTCGCCGCCGAGGGCATCCAGGTCGCCGGCCCCCTGCGGTTCCGCCGGACCGAGTCCGACGCCGACCTCGCCGCACTGCGGTCGGTCCTGCAGGAGCTCGGTGCCGCGATCACGGACGAGTCGGTCGTCGGCCGCGAGCGCGCCGAACTGAACGCCCGCGTCGCCCGGACCGTGGTCGCCACGTTCCCGGTGGACGCCCCCGCGACCACGAGCAGCGAGCGACTCCGCGTCGCGCTGACGTACATCCAGGAGCACGCGCAGGGCGAGGTCACGCTCGCGGACATCGCCGCCGCCGCCGGGATGAGCCCGCGCGGGCTGCAGCAGTCGTTCAACCGGTCGGTCGGGGTGTCGCCGCTGGCGCACCTGCGGAACGTCCGGCTCGACGCCGTGCACGAGGCACTCCGGTCGGCCGATCCGTCGACCGCCGCGGTGGCCGAGGTCGCCCGGGAGTGGGGCTTCGCCCACCTCGGTCGGTTCTCCGGCGCGTACCGGGCACGGTTCGGCGAGCTGCCGAGTGCGACGCTGCGGAGCGGCGTGCACGCGGACTGACCGCGAGCTCGCTGCGCGGCCGGGCGCGGCCGGGCGCGACAGGGCGCGGCCGGGAGGCCCGGATCACCCCCGCCCCGCCGCCTCCGTCAGTCGCGGTGCGCGTCCACCGCAGCCCGCGCTGCCCGCACCACCTCGGCGTCGGTCTCGAAGTGCCCGCCCCCGGAGTCCCCGGCGCCCATCGGCACGCCCCCGTGCGCGGTGTCCGCCAGCCGCTTCGCCGAGAGGTGCACGGCGGCGGCCCCGGTCCCGAGCAGCACGGGCACGTCCGCGGGCGTGACGCCGGCGCCGGCCATCACCTGGACGGACCCCGAGGCCGCGACCATCCGTGCGATGGTGTCGGCGCCGGCGAGGGCGGTCGGGGCCCCGCCGGAGGTCAGGACGCGGGTGAACCCGAGCTCGGCGAGCGTGGCGGCGGCGGCGACGGGGTCGGCGGCGTGGTCGATCGCCCGGTGCAGGGTGACCTCGGCGTCGGACCGCTCGGTGCGGGCGGCGGCCACGAAGCGGGCGAGGGCGTCGGTGTCGAGCGTGCGGTCGGGGCGGAGGGCTCCGACCACGACACCGGTCGCCCCGGAGCGCAGCACGGCGACGAGTTCGCGTTCCATCAGGTCGAGTTCGTCCCGGTCGTGCACGAAGCCGCCCGGACGGCAGCGGACCAGGACGTGCACGGGCAGCCCGGTGGCGACGGCGGCCTCGACGAGCCCCTGCGACGGGGTGAGGCCGCCGAGCTCGAGCGCGCTGCAGAGTTCCACGCGGTCGGCGCCCCCGGCCAGGGCGGTCGCGGCTCCCGTCGCCGA from Curtobacterium sp. MCLR17_032 encodes the following:
- a CDS encoding AraC family transcriptional regulator encodes the protein MTHLRPSSGTPDGFRAVRLAGTSATRPASLSDTYGTGGGIGDERSAFRYTGAGDADLSLRGSAVEGRRTGTMEPRADHIVFWIGDGSAVITDQDGVRTTVRPGQPFLIAAAFRYDFEAATGRVSMLHLSDRLLRSALAAEGIQVAGPLRFRRTESDADLAALRSVLQELGAAITDESVVGRERAELNARVARTVVATFPVDAPATTSSERLRVALTYIQEHAQGEVTLADIAAAAGMSPRGLQQSFNRSVGVSPLAHLRNVRLDAVHEALRSADPSTAAVAEVAREWGFAHLGRFSGAYRARFGELPSATLRSGVHAD
- the glgX gene encoding glycogen debranching protein GlgX, producing the protein MTSSTRNPLGVTLVDGGANVAVFSSTAERIEFCRFDDDGTEHRTELTNRTGYTFHDVVPDVIVGTRYGFRVHGAWDPANGLRHNPAKLLLDPYATAIDGGYQWGQELFGHDMDEPEQMDESDSAAAMPRSVVADRSFDWDGDTRLETPLADTVVYEVHVKGFTKQHPDVPEEIRGTYAGLAHPAAIKHLTDLGITAVELLPIHQFVQDSTLEDKGLRNYWGYNSIGFFAPHNEYAASGTAGQQVAEFKEMVKALHAAGLEVILDVVYNHTAEGNHMGPTLSFKGLDNQSYYRLVEGDEANYFDTTGTGNSLNVSHPTALGLITDSLRYWVEEMHVDGFRFDLATTLTRQDGEAEKHSAFLDIIHQDPVLRDVKMIAEPWDTAGYQVGGFPADWSEWNGKYRDDLRSFWRGDEGTLGDAVQRVLGSPDVYEGSRRSPLCSVDFVTAHDGFTLADLTMYAEKHNEANGEDNNDGESNNTSFNGGIEGPTDDGAVNDYRDRQRRNFLGTLLLSAGVPMILGGDEIARSQGGNNNAYCQDDEISWFDWAAADQDLLAFTTAAIAFRQQHVALRPEWYRTAPGDSPSTVSVLRADANGFEDGDWTDGGNRAVILVLAQGDDSIALLLNASETTVEFTLPERPGGGTWSLGLSSDQDQAVDGDATTLLVRDASFTALQ
- a CDS encoding copper homeostasis protein CutC, with the translated sequence MTGRSTSPSLEIAVTSATGAATALAGGADRVELCSALELGGLTPSQGLVEAAVATGLPVHVLVRCRPGGFVHDRDELDLMERELVAVLRSGATGVVVGALRPDRTLDTDALARFVAAARTERSDAEVTLHRAIDHAADPVAAAATLAELGFTRVLTSGGAPTALAGADTIARMVAASGSVQVMAGAGVTPADVPVLLGTGAAAVHLSAKRLADTAHGGVPMGAGDSGGGHFETDAEVVRAARAAVDAHRD